The window TTGCGCCAATACTTGTTGCACCTTGGTTTCGGCTAACACCTCTTTAGGCAATGTTGCTTTCAACTGTGAAAGCAAGCCTTCCCGTTGTTCATATTGTGCCACCAAGTGCAATTTAGATTCGTAATCATTTAAAATGTGTCGAGCACGCTGTAAGTTATCGTGTACAGCCTGTCGTGATACGCCTAATTCCTCAGCAATCTCGCCAAGGGACATATCATCTTCGTGGTGAAGTTGTAAGGACATGCGTTGCTTGTCCGTCAACAATGGCCCATAGAAATCTAAGAGCAAACTTATGAGTACTCGTTCTTCCATTTCGCCACCTCCATCACTGTCAAGTCATATTACTTTACATATACTACCGTACATAAAGAAATGTG of the Veillonella parvula genome contains:
- the ylxM gene encoding YlxM family DNA-binding protein — protein: MEERVLISLLLDFYGPLLTDKQRMSLQLHHEDDMSLGEIAEELGVSRQAVHDNLQRARHILNDYESKLHLVAQYEQREGLLSQLKATLPKEVLAETKVQQVLAQMEGYYGI